The following proteins come from a genomic window of Dreissena polymorpha isolate Duluth1 chromosome 1, UMN_Dpol_1.0, whole genome shotgun sequence:
- the LOC127854196 gene encoding uncharacterized protein LOC127854196, translated as MVLVLKVAVICLALIAEGYARPCGDNPLQIVDQYSQLRGINAADLMVHLLETSPFDYHRFRKDYSQYLDCTRAIESGYYKRSAKKSSTEEEDNIRPVDDVESTIASPYFDLSGMSARYDLDYFSNKH; from the exons ATGGTCCTCGTGCTCAAGGTTGCCGTGATCTGCCTAGCATTGATTGCTGAAGGTTACGCCCGTCCTTGTGGGGATAATCCCCTGCAGATAGTCGATCAGTACTCACAACTTAGAG GTATTAATGCGGCGGATTTAATGGTGCACCTACTGGAAACATCTCCATTCGACTATCATCGGTTCAGGAAGGACTATAGTCAGTATTTGGACTGTACCCGAGCCATAGAGAGTGGTTATTACAAAAGGTCCGCCAAAAAGTCTTCAACTGAGGAAGAAGACAATATTAGACCAGTTGATGATGTTGAATCGACAATCGCATCTCCATATTTTGACTTATCAGGCATGTCTGCAAGATATGATTTGGATTATTTTAGCAACAAACATTGA